The following nucleotide sequence is from Candidatus Korarchaeota archaeon NZ13-K.
CTCAGCTGATTTAAAATCTTTTCCATCGCAATGAGATTTGCTTCAGAGATTTTCACCGAACTGAGTGCCCGCCTCTTGGATCGCTCGATGGAATAGCCGGCCAGAGAGATAGATCCACGCTCATGATGATCCGTCATGAAGGTAACCCCGAATCCCCTCTCACGAATAGGGGGATAAGGAACGCGTGATGTCTCTAACGAAGCCTTTTTGTGACCTGGACCGGAAGGCCTTGAGGGGAGCACCTGTCCAGTGCCGTAGGGCCTGTTAACCTAAGGGTGGCTGAGATGCGATGAAGCTTCTAGCTCCGGGCAAATACTTTTATATAAGGCCCCCGGCGGAATCACACAGGATGGTTGGGTTCGAGGAGAGGATTAGAGATCCTGTGACGGGGCTCCCGGTAGAGTTATTCACTTGGGAGGAGGTCGAAAAGGAACTAAAGCCCGTGAAGATACGCTATGAGAAGAGAAAGGGTAAGGACGTCACGATAATTGAGAACCTGCCACTATCAGATGACAACATATGGAACTTCCTCAAGGAGACCAAACGGATATTGGCCTGCGGTGGAACATACAAGGACGGCTACGTACTCCTTCAAGGGGATCACAGGTACAAGGTCGCTAAGCTCT
It contains:
- a CDS encoding stress response translation initiation inhibitor YciH; this encodes MVGFEERIRDPVTGLPVELFTWEEVEKELKPVKIRYEKRKGKDVTIIENLPLSDDNIWNFLKETKRILACGGTYKDGYVLLQGDHRYKVAKLLRERWGIPEEQIEVE